The proteins below are encoded in one region of Triticum aestivum cultivar Chinese Spring chromosome 1B, IWGSC CS RefSeq v2.1, whole genome shotgun sequence:
- the LOC123086579 gene encoding trimethyltridecatetraene synthase, producing the protein MELQPWLTFLGIVLATVLFIKTVACRPSGRGHNLPPGPKPWPIIGNLNLIGALPHRSIHALSERYGPLMYLRFGSVPVVVGSSVEMAKFFLKTHDVVFTDRPKTAAGKYTTYNYRDITWSQYGPYWRQARKICLTELFSVKRLESYEYIRGEELRALLHDLHGASGRVVTLKDYLSTLSLNVISRMMLGKNYLDKEAAGSAITTPDEFRWMLDELFLLNGVLNIGDSIPWLDWMDVQGYVKRMKKLSKMYDRFLEHVVDEHNERRSREGESFVAKDMVDVLLQVASDPNLEVKLSRDGVKAFIQDLLAGGTESSTVTVEWAISELLKKPEIFGKATEELDRVVGRCRWVTEDDIPSLPYVDAIMKEAMRMHPVVPLLVPRLSREDTTVGGYDIPAGTRVHISVWSIGRDPALWDAPEHFMPERFLDSKLDVNGQDYELLPFGSGRRMCPGYSLGLKVIQMSLANLLHGFTWRLPDGVAAEQLSMEEIFGLSTPRKFPLETIMEPKLPGHLYDGATAFVE; encoded by the exons ATGGAGCTCCAACCATGGCTGACCTTCCTTGGGATTGTGCTCGCCACCGTGCTCTTCATCAAAACGGTGGCTTGTCGACCCAGTGGACGTGGACACAACCTCCCTCCGGGACCTAAGCCATGGCCAATCATCGGAAACCTCAACCTCATTGGCGCGCTCCCACACCGCTCCATTCACGCGCTCTCGGAACGGTACGGCCCACTCATGTACCTCCGCTTCGGATCCGTCCCGGTCGTCGTCGGATCTTCCGTCGAGATGGCCAAGTTCTTTCTCAAGACCCATGACGTGGTGTTCACTGACCGGCCCAAAACCGCCGCCGGGAAGTACACCACGTACAACTATAGGGACATCACCTGGTCCCAGTACGGTCCGTACTGGCGCCAGGCGCGTAAGATCTGCCTCACGGAGCTCTTCAGCGTGAAGCGCCTCGAGTCATACGAGTACATCCGCGGAGAGGAGCTGCGAGCACTCCTGCACGATCTGCACGGAGCGTCCGGCCGCGTCGTGACACTCAAGGACTACTTGTCCACGTTGAGCTTGAACGTGATCTCGCGCATGATGCTGGGCAAGAATTACTTGGACAAGGAAGCGGCAGGCTCCGCGATCACGACGCCTGATGAATTCAGGTGGATGCTCGACGAGCTGTTCTTGCTCAACGGCGTGCTCAATATCGGTGACTCCATCCCGTGGCTCGACTGGATGGACGTGCAGGGTTACGTTAAGAGGATGAAGAAGCTGAGCAAGATGTACGATCGGTTCCTCGAACACGTGGTCGACGAGCACAACGAACGGCGCAGCCGCGAGGGGGAGAGCTTCGTGGCAAAAGACATGGTCGATGTGCTGCTTCAGGTAGCCAGCGACCCCAATCTTGAGGTCAAACTCAGCCGGGATGGCGTTAAGGCCTTCATACAG GATCTACTCGCTGGCGGCACGGAAAGCTCGACGGTGACTGTGGAATGGGCCATTTCCGAACTCCTAAAGAAGCCCGAGATTTTTGGCAAGGCAACTGAGGAGCTGGACCGCGTCGTCGGCCGGTGCCGCTGGGTCACAGAGGACGACATTCCGAGCCTCCCGTACGTGGATGCTATCATGAAAGAGGCCATGCGGATGCATCCGGTGGTGCCGTTGCTGGTGCCCCGCCTGTCTCGCGAGGACACGACCGTCGGCGGCTACGACATCCCGGCTGGCACACGCGTCCACATAAGCGTGTGGTCCATTGGCCGTGACCCGGCCCTGTGGGACGCGCCTGAGCATTTCATGCCGGAGCGGTTCCTTGACAGCAAGCTGGACGTGAATGGGCAGGACTACGAGCTCCTGCCGTTTGGCTCCGGCCGGCGGATGTGCCCCGGGTACAGCCTCGGCCTCAAGGTGATCCAGATGAGCCTCGCAAATCTGCTGCACGGCTTCACGTGGAGGCTGCCCGACGGCGTTGCCGCGGAGCAGCTGAGCATGGAAGAGATATTTGGGCTGTCCACTCCACGCAAGTTCCCGTTAGAGACTATCATGGAGCCCAAGCTCCCAGGTCACCTCTACGACGGGGCTACTGCGTTTGTGGAGTAA